Proteins from a genomic interval of Microbacterium esteraromaticum:
- a CDS encoding response regulator: MISVVLVDDQALFRAGIRMLVASQPDMDVVGEAGDGREALDVIARTRPDVVLMDIRMPVMDGLTATAELLTQPNPPRVVMLTTFDLDEAAARAIQQGASGFLLKDADPEFLLAAIRTVDAGSSVIAAAATRDLFAHFTSETKPVPAQYAELTEREREIFALAARGLSNAEIAAREFLSEATVKTHVSRILGKLLLRDRVQLVVFAFEHGLV, from the coding sequence ATGATCTCGGTCGTGCTCGTCGATGACCAGGCGCTGTTCCGCGCGGGCATCCGCATGCTCGTCGCATCGCAGCCCGATATGGACGTCGTCGGCGAAGCCGGCGACGGACGCGAGGCACTCGACGTCATCGCACGCACCCGACCCGACGTGGTGCTGATGGACATTCGGATGCCGGTGATGGACGGCCTGACGGCCACGGCCGAACTGCTGACGCAGCCGAACCCGCCCCGCGTGGTGATGCTCACGACCTTCGACCTCGACGAGGCCGCAGCCAGGGCGATCCAGCAGGGGGCCAGTGGTTTCCTGCTCAAGGACGCCGACCCGGAGTTCCTGCTGGCGGCGATCCGCACGGTCGACGCCGGGTCGAGCGTGATCGCCGCCGCGGCCACTCGCGACCTGTTCGCCCACTTCACCAGCGAGACCAAACCCGTGCCTGCGCAGTACGCCGAGCTCACCGAGCGCGAGCGTGAGATCTTCGCGCTCGCCGCGCGCGGCCTGTCGAACGCCGAGATCGCGGCGCGCGAGTTTCTCAGCGAGGCGACGGTGAAGACGCACGTCAGTCGCATCCTCGGCAAGCTCCTGCTGCGCGATCGGGTGCAGCTGGTCGTCTTCGCATTCGAGCACGGTCTGGTCTGA
- a CDS encoding sensor histidine kinase yields the protein MFRPVPRTWLVLDIVGAVFGVLLTLPMSLAFAADWLSMWLQPEWLSVLLHILIAIVMWGAAAISRLSPALALIIAWGAAIVQMAAGLPPAAYNIAIFGVLFGTAAWGSRRLLWMGGASTLLGGILAGFYIAVVQFDASSVVAPAPPELRVVLLALLLGITIGFALVISWGAGLLWRLVRHGQQTREAQLRAETLAAEEQERVSIARDMHDVVAHSLAVVIAQADGARYAAAAAPELAQEALGTIATTARSALSDVRMLLTQLRHRQGDGPQPTLADLETLFAQVRHAGVEPRVTVDPMPPGEPPGAIQLAVYRILQEALTNALRHGTGDVDVHLAWLAERVEIRVRNSIRTPLPPRAVAVARTGAIPQAVGAGHAGHGLVGMRERAQLVGGTLVAGADAGVFTVSATLPIGPQRSAADSAR from the coding sequence GTGTTCCGCCCCGTTCCCCGCACCTGGCTCGTGCTCGACATCGTCGGCGCCGTCTTCGGTGTGCTGCTGACCCTGCCGATGTCGCTCGCCTTCGCCGCCGACTGGCTGAGCATGTGGCTGCAGCCGGAATGGCTGTCGGTCCTGCTGCACATCCTCATCGCCATCGTGATGTGGGGTGCCGCGGCGATCAGCCGGCTCTCGCCCGCATTGGCGCTGATCATCGCCTGGGGTGCGGCGATCGTGCAGATGGCGGCGGGGCTGCCGCCGGCGGCGTACAACATCGCCATCTTCGGCGTGCTGTTCGGCACTGCCGCGTGGGGGTCCCGACGGCTGCTGTGGATGGGCGGCGCCTCGACGCTGCTGGGGGGCATCCTCGCCGGCTTCTACATCGCGGTCGTCCAGTTCGATGCATCGTCGGTGGTCGCCCCGGCGCCACCTGAGCTGCGCGTCGTGCTGCTGGCGCTGCTCTTGGGGATCACGATCGGGTTCGCGCTGGTGATCTCGTGGGGAGCGGGGCTGCTGTGGCGGCTGGTGCGGCACGGGCAGCAGACGCGTGAGGCGCAGCTGCGTGCCGAGACGCTCGCGGCCGAAGAGCAGGAGCGCGTCAGCATCGCGCGTGACATGCACGACGTCGTCGCGCATTCGCTGGCGGTGGTCATCGCCCAGGCGGACGGGGCGCGCTATGCCGCCGCGGCGGCGCCCGAACTCGCGCAGGAGGCGTTGGGCACGATCGCGACGACGGCGCGGTCTGCGCTGTCGGATGTGCGGATGCTGCTCACACAGCTCCGGCACCGCCAGGGCGACGGTCCGCAACCGACCCTCGCCGACTTGGAGACCCTGTTCGCACAGGTACGTCACGCGGGCGTCGAGCCCCGTGTGACCGTCGATCCGATGCCGCCGGGGGAGCCGCCCGGAGCGATCCAGCTTGCCGTGTACCGCATCTTGCAGGAGGCACTCACCAACGCGCTGCGACATGGCACAGGTGATGTCGATGTGCATCTGGCGTGGCTGGCCGAGCGGGTCGAGATCAGGGTGCGCAACAGCATCCGCACGCCACTGCCGCCACGCGCGGTGGCGGTGGCCCGCACCGGAGCGATCCCGCAGGCGGTCGGGGCGGGTCACGCCGGGCATGGCCTGGTCGGCATGCGCGAACGCGCGCAGTTGGTGGGCGGTACGCTCGTGGCCGGGGCGGATGCCGGTGTTTTCACCGTCAGCGCCACGCTTCCGATCGGGCCGCAGCGCTCCGCTGCCGACAGCGCCCGCTGA